The nucleotide sequence GGCGCCCGGCCGGAAGACTTGCGGGCATATGACCCGCCGGCCTTGCCCGAAGATACCTCAGAAGGCGCTGACACGATGGAGGGAGGACGGGAACAGGAATCCTCTTGACCCCGACACCCGGCCCTGCTGCCACGCAGAGATCCCACCCCTTTTCGTCTGTCCCCCGCAGTCGAGGCGCCCCGTTTGGGGCGCCTCTCCCAGACTTTGCATGACCCGGCGACTGGACGATTAGAATAGGGATGACCTGCCGTTCAGGGGAAGGGGGAGATGTTCGTGCTGGTGGATTTTCGCAACGAACCACTGACCAATTTTCAAGATCCGGCGTTCCACCGTGCGATGAAAGACGCCCTGGAAGACGTGCGTCGGGGGTTCGGCCGGGAATACCCCATGCGCATCGACGGAAGGGACCGGTTCAGCGGGCACTGGATCCGTTCGGCGGACCCGTCTCGACCGAAGGAGTTGGTCGGCCAGGTCGCGGCGGCGACCCGGGAAGATGCCATGGATGCCGTGGAGGGGGCTTGGTCCGCCTTCAAAAGCTGGTCTCGGGTGCCGGCCGAAGCCAGGGCCCGGTGTCTGTTTAAGGCGGCGGCGATCATGCGACGGCGCAAATTTCACCTGGCCGCCCTCATGTGTTTCGAGGTGGGCAAAACGTGGTCAGAAGCGGATGCCGATGTTGCCGAGGCCATCGATTTCCTGGAGTTTTACGGCCGGGAGATGATCCGCCTGGCCCGCCCTCATCCCTTGACCCGCATCCAGGGCGAAGATAATGAAGTGACTTATGAGCCCCTCGGGGTCGGGGTCGTCATTCCGCCCTGGAATTTTCCCCTCGCCATTCTCACGGGGATGACGGTGTCTTCGGTGGTGGCGGGCAACGCCGTGGTGTTAAAACCGGCCAGCGCAAGTCCGGTCATTGCCGCGGAGTTCGCCAAGATCATGGAGGAGGCGGGCATTCCCCCGGGTGTTATCCAGTTTCTTCCCGGTTCTGGCGGGGAGATCGGCGATGTGTTGGTGTCTCATCCCCAGGTGAGGTTTGTCACTTTCACCGGTTCCCGGGATGTGGGGGTTCACATCT is from Kyrpidia tusciae DSM 2912 and encodes:
- the pruA gene encoding L-glutamate gamma-semialdehyde dehydrogenase, which gives rise to MLVDFRNEPLTNFQDPAFHRAMKDALEDVRRGFGREYPMRIDGRDRFSGHWIRSADPSRPKELVGQVAAATREDAMDAVEGAWSAFKSWSRVPAEARARCLFKAAAIMRRRKFHLAALMCFEVGKTWSEADADVAEAIDFLEFYGREMIRLARPHPLTRIQGEDNEVTYEPLGVGVVIPPWNFPLAILTGMTVSSVVAGNAVVLKPASASPVIAAEFAKIMEEAGIPPGVIQFLPGSGGEIGDVLVSHPQVRFVTFTGSRDVGVHIYELAAKVQPGQKWLKRVIAEMGGKDAIIVDSDADLDDAAAGIVTSAFGFAGQKCSACSRVIALDDVYEPILERVRALTERLKVAPADLEEASYGPVVDRAAYDKVLQYIEIGQTEGQLVTGGGPAEGDGYFIKPTIFRDVPPEARIAQEEIFGPVLAFLKAKDFDEALRIANGTQYGLTGGVYSRNRAHLEQARREFEVGNLYFNRKITGALVGAHPFGGFHMSGTDSKAGGQDYLLLLTQAKVVSERF